From Thermococcus sp., the proteins below share one genomic window:
- a CDS encoding ornithine aminotransferase: MVVRPNVKELPGPKAMDVIKENFEYLATTTQDPENLPIVIDNGEGIRVYDVDGNVFYDFASGVGVINVGHAHPRVVEAIKKQTEKFTHYSLTDFFYENAVVLAEKLVELAPGNFEKKVVYGNSGAEANEAAMKLVKYGTGRKQFLAFYHAFHGRTQAVLSLTASKWVQQDGFFPTMPGVTHIPYPNPYRNLWGIDGYEEPDELTNRVLDFIEEYAFKHVPPHEVGAIFFEPIQGEGGYVVPPKNFFKALRKFADEYGILLADDEVQMGIGRTGRFWAIEHFGVAPDLIQFGKAIGGGLPLAGVVHRKEISFDKPGRHATTFGGNPVAIAAGIEVVEIIKELLPHVREVGDHLHRYLEEFKENYEVIGDARGLGLAQAVEFVKDKESKEKNPEIRNRVVKEAAKRGLVLLGCGDNSLRFIPPLVVTKEEVDVAMEIFEEALKAALG; this comes from the coding sequence ATGGTGGTTAGACCTAACGTTAAAGAACTTCCAGGACCGAAGGCCATGGATGTTATAAAGGAGAACTTTGAGTACCTCGCGACGACAACGCAGGACCCCGAGAACCTTCCCATAGTCATCGACAACGGAGAGGGAATAAGGGTCTACGACGTCGATGGGAACGTCTTCTACGACTTCGCGAGCGGCGTTGGTGTCATAAACGTCGGCCATGCCCACCCGCGCGTCGTCGAGGCCATAAAGAAGCAGACCGAGAAGTTCACCCACTACTCGCTCACTGACTTCTTCTACGAGAACGCGGTTGTACTGGCCGAGAAGCTCGTGGAGCTCGCCCCAGGGAACTTCGAGAAGAAGGTCGTTTACGGAAACAGCGGTGCCGAGGCCAACGAGGCCGCCATGAAGCTCGTCAAGTACGGAACCGGAAGGAAGCAGTTCCTCGCGTTCTACCACGCATTCCACGGCAGGACGCAGGCGGTTCTTTCACTCACTGCCAGCAAGTGGGTTCAGCAGGACGGCTTCTTCCCGACGATGCCCGGCGTCACCCACATCCCCTACCCGAACCCCTACAGGAACCTCTGGGGAATCGACGGCTACGAGGAGCCGGACGAGCTCACCAACAGGGTCCTTGACTTCATCGAGGAGTACGCATTCAAGCACGTCCCGCCGCACGAGGTCGGTGCGATATTCTTCGAGCCGATACAGGGTGAAGGCGGCTACGTCGTCCCGCCGAAGAACTTCTTCAAGGCCCTCAGGAAGTTCGCCGACGAATATGGAATCCTCCTCGCGGACGACGAGGTTCAGATGGGCATAGGGAGAACCGGAAGGTTCTGGGCCATCGAGCACTTTGGAGTCGCCCCCGACCTCATCCAGTTCGGTAAGGCCATAGGTGGAGGGCTTCCGCTCGCCGGCGTCGTTCACAGGAAGGAGATAAGCTTCGACAAGCCCGGAAGGCACGCAACCACCTTCGGCGGCAACCCGGTAGCCATAGCGGCCGGAATAGAGGTCGTTGAGATAATCAAGGAGCTCCTCCCGCACGTCAGGGAGGTCGGCGACCACCTGCACAGATATCTGGAGGAGTTCAAGGAGAACTACGAGGTCATCGGCGATGCTAGGGGTCTCGGTCTCGCCCAGGCGGTTGAGTTCGTCAAGGACAAGGAGAGCAAAGAAAAGAACCCGGAGATCAGGAACAGGGTCGTCAAGGAGGCCGCTAAGCGCGGACTCGTCCTCCTCGGCTGCGGAGATAACTCACTCCGCTTCATACCGCCGCTGGTCGTCACGAAGGAGGAGGTAGACGTCGCGATGGAGATCTTCGAGGAGGCCCTCAAGGCCGCCCTCGGATGA
- a CDS encoding metal-dependent hydrolase, translating to MPNYEAHVLSGIVTYPLAVLVAALIKTYTGAPLELTTIATVLGYGFYVLGADLPDMDHPNALIHRGTKPIVAVLAGGAAYVNVLPEINVGDPWINVTVAWTVSALIGLGAWVGFTAVMPKHRGIVHSVLFAGVYGLTAFGIGSYGLNLSNGESMFLGLAAFLGYTLHLILDRSLKLI from the coding sequence ATGCCGAACTACGAAGCACACGTCCTCAGCGGGATAGTGACTTATCCCCTGGCGGTGCTGGTGGCTGCTCTAATCAAAACCTACACCGGGGCACCGCTGGAGCTTACGACCATCGCCACGGTGCTGGGCTACGGCTTCTACGTCCTGGGGGCGGACCTCCCCGACATGGACCACCCCAACGCCCTAATACATCGAGGAACGAAACCCATAGTGGCGGTGCTCGCCGGGGGAGCCGCATACGTGAACGTTCTACCGGAGATAAACGTCGGCGACCCGTGGATCAACGTGACGGTGGCATGGACGGTGAGTGCACTCATAGGCCTCGGCGCGTGGGTGGGATTCACGGCGGTAATGCCAAAGCACCGCGGAATCGTACACAGCGTTCTATTTGCAGGCGTGTACGGGCTGACGGCCTTTGGAATAGGGAGCTACGGCCTGAACCTGAGCAACGGGGAGAGTATGTTCCTGGGACTGGCCGCGTTCCTTGGATACACACTCCACCTGATACTGGACAGGAGTCTTAAACTAATCTAA
- a CDS encoding 4Fe-4S dicluster domain-containing protein translates to MRAPILVPTVLRNLAKKPATNLFPETEPVPIPEDFRGIISYNVDKCVGCRMCVTVCPAGVFVYLPDIRKVALWTARCVFCKQCVDVCPTGALRMSNDFLLASYDNYDDKFIPLKEEKIEEVRRKLEEKKKAKGQGV, encoded by the coding sequence GTGAGGGCACCAATACTCGTCCCAACAGTGCTGAGGAACCTAGCAAAAAAGCCGGCGACCAACCTCTTTCCAGAGACAGAGCCAGTTCCAATACCCGAGGACTTCAGGGGAATAATAAGCTACAACGTTGACAAGTGCGTTGGTTGCAGAATGTGCGTAACCGTCTGCCCGGCAGGTGTCTTTGTTTACCTGCCGGACATCAGGAAAGTAGCCCTCTGGACAGCCCGTTGTGTCTTCTGCAAGCAGTGCGTCGACGTCTGTCCGACCGGGGCATTACGAATGAGCAACGACTTTCTCTTAGCCAGCTACGACAACTACGACGACAAGTTCATCCCACTGAAGGAGGAGAAAATCGAGGAGGTAAGGCGGAAGCTTGAGGAGAAAAAGAAGGCCAAGGGGCAGGGTGTTTGA
- a CDS encoding ferritin family protein yields MIEMEDLDGLWVRLKGLDLRGLLSYWILNERNKARLYSVLAQKVRDLGLDDSVYDVFRLLSLEASRHDRKLMSLYERVFGTDELLEVALPSLSSLSLTKDFNGGRDVFKVLEAALKLEILAEDVYGILTEAASDDYMRAVFSYLGSTERLHRRTIEGLMREYGCGHA; encoded by the coding sequence GTGATTGAGATGGAGGATCTTGACGGACTGTGGGTTCGACTGAAGGGCCTTGATTTGAGAGGGCTTTTAAGTTACTGGATTTTAAACGAGAGGAATAAAGCCCGGTTGTACAGCGTACTCGCCCAAAAAGTCAGGGATCTGGGGCTCGACGACTCAGTATATGACGTCTTCAGGCTGCTCTCCCTCGAGGCCTCCCGGCATGACAGAAAGCTCATGTCGCTTTACGAGAGGGTGTTCGGCACCGATGAGCTCCTTGAAGTGGCGCTGCCTTCCCTGAGTTCGCTGTCGCTGACTAAGGATTTTAACGGTGGTAGGGATGTTTTCAAGGTTCTTGAGGCTGCCCTTAAACTGGAGATACTGGCGGAGGATGTTTATGGGATACTCACCGAGGCGGCATCCGATGATTACATGAGGGCAGTTTTCAGCTACCTCGGCTCGACGGAGAGGCTTCACCGGAGGACGATTGAGGGTCTTATGCGGGAGTACGGTTGTGGACACGCATAG
- a CDS encoding ECF transporter S component, with product MDLTEILKPYGRYIITSAVVVFMAYVWVKRDRFRSANVMAISAIMAALVAVATNFIKIPTPATGGYINIGDTMVMFAAMVFGPVVGVFAGGVGSALGDIIGGYAGWAPITLIVKGLEGLAVGYIAKRSDNVGMLIVGGTIGGIIMVSGYFLFEAYMFGVPAAATEVPGNTVQAITGILVGAGLAQVIKKRYPEVEDLI from the coding sequence ATGGACCTTACAGAGATCCTCAAACCTTACGGGAGGTACATCATCACCTCTGCCGTGGTCGTGTTCATGGCCTACGTATGGGTCAAAAGAGATAGGTTCAGGAGCGCCAACGTAATGGCAATATCAGCGATAATGGCGGCGCTGGTAGCCGTGGCAACGAACTTCATCAAGATACCCACACCAGCCACCGGCGGTTACATAAACATCGGGGACACTATGGTGATGTTCGCCGCAATGGTCTTCGGACCGGTCGTCGGGGTGTTTGCCGGCGGCGTCGGATCAGCACTGGGCGACATAATAGGGGGATACGCGGGCTGGGCCCCGATAACGCTTATCGTTAAGGGCCTGGAGGGTCTGGCGGTTGGTTACATCGCGAAGAGGTCGGACAACGTTGGAATGCTGATCGTCGGTGGCACAATAGGTGGGATCATAATGGTATCCGGCTACTTCCTCTTTGAGGCGTACATGTTCGGGGTGCCTGCCGCGGCGACAGAGGTTCCTGGAAACACGGTTCAGGCTATCACCGGGATACTGGTGGGGGCCGGCCTCGCACAGGTCATAAAAAAGAGGTACCCGGAGGTCGAAGACCTCATATGA
- a CDS encoding AAA family ATPase: protein MESGGLKLYPYRSYEVYGLSRNPFEQLASEGIADVESIHVYQEVDMRIQMIISEIVGNKSSIAFSIVGPLGMGKTQRLKTILKAIEEQRGKAIYIKVDTNDILKLTRDVFYALKPPRSRTNIFLENLSRKLGFIDRLEKMLSSTGEYKSRDIAELLTEQMGKYPYCALLLDELENMGSAGEQEKIQFFEMLRHFISNMPKGCVVAFACVPEAYEEYTKIFPAFFMRLHYEFKLRPMSLDEAYELVKKRLNRVRVRDTDDPLYPFTKEAVKLIHQLDKGNPRQILRLLHYVLSEAAKHKFDPIDDYVVTTILEEPKSLEEYLTRIPKDYKDLVEAVVFEFNGGPVSYIQIAKAVRRPGMQVYDQLNELLRLGFLVGDPKGNYKVPDYVRKFMEEKEAEKEEG from the coding sequence ATGGAATCCGGTGGCCTTAAGCTTTACCCATACCGATCATACGAGGTGTACGGTCTTTCTCGAAACCCCTTTGAACAGCTGGCGAGTGAGGGAATAGCCGACGTGGAGAGCATTCACGTTTATCAGGAGGTGGACATGCGCATACAGATGATAATCTCGGAGATCGTGGGCAACAAGAGTTCGATAGCCTTCAGCATCGTCGGTCCGCTTGGGATGGGGAAGACCCAGAGGTTGAAGACCATTCTGAAGGCCATTGAGGAGCAGAGGGGAAAGGCGATATACATCAAGGTTGACACCAACGACATCTTGAAGCTTACGAGGGATGTATTCTACGCCCTTAAACCGCCCAGGAGCCGGACCAACATCTTCCTTGAGAACCTGTCCAGGAAGCTGGGGTTCATCGACCGTCTGGAGAAGATGCTGTCCTCCACCGGGGAGTACAAGAGCAGGGACATAGCCGAGCTTTTAACCGAGCAGATGGGGAAGTACCCGTACTGTGCCCTACTTCTTGATGAGCTTGAGAACATGGGGAGCGCCGGCGAGCAGGAGAAGATTCAGTTCTTCGAGATGCTCAGGCACTTCATAAGCAACATGCCAAAGGGGTGCGTTGTGGCCTTCGCCTGCGTCCCTGAGGCCTACGAGGAGTACACCAAGATATTCCCGGCGTTCTTTATGCGCCTCCACTACGAGTTCAAACTGAGGCCCATGAGCCTTGATGAGGCCTACGAACTCGTCAAGAAGCGGCTCAACCGCGTCAGGGTAAGGGACACCGACGACCCGCTCTACCCGTTCACCAAGGAAGCAGTAAAGCTCATCCATCAGCTCGACAAGGGCAATCCAAGGCAGATCCTCCGCCTTCTCCACTACGTGCTGAGTGAGGCCGCGAAGCACAAGTTCGATCCGATTGACGACTACGTGGTTACGACGATCCTTGAGGAGCCGAAGAGCCTTGAGGAGTACCTCACGAGGATCCCGAAGGACTACAAGGACCTGGTCGAGGCCGTGGTCTTCGAGTTCAACGGGGGACCGGTAAGCTACATCCAGATCGCGAAGGCCGTCAGGAGGCCCGGAATGCAAGTCTATGACCAGCTCAACGAGCTTTTGAGGCTTGGCTTCCTGGTAGGAGACCCGAAGGGCAACTACAAGGTTCCCGATTATGTGAGGAAGTTCATGGAAGAAAAAGAGGCCGAAAAAGAAGAAGGGTAA
- the trxB gene encoding thioredoxin-disulfide reductase, translated as MFSLTSLSKASGDENRIWDVLIIGAGPAGYTAAIYSARYGLDAIIISRDLGGNVALTDLIENYPGFPEGVSGQELAGRMYDQVTGLGVNVVFDEVVKVDVSECAYYEGPCKFEVKTANGAVYKAKTVIVAVGAAPRKLRVPGEEKFYGRGVSYCATCDGPLFKGKKVIVVGGGNTALQEALYLKSIGVDVTLVHRRKEFRADRILQDRFKESGIPAVLDTVVTEIVGKDRVEAVRLRNVKTGIEQEMPVDGVFVFIGYEPKTEFVKHLGVTNEAGYIPVDMYMRTKVKGLFAAGDITNVFKQIAVAVGQGAIAAAAAKELLDEWKERNGE; from the coding sequence ATGTTCAGTTTGACGTCCCTTTCAAAGGCATCGGGAGACGAGAACAGAATCTGGGATGTACTCATAATAGGCGCGGGACCGGCGGGGTACACGGCGGCTATATATTCGGCCCGCTACGGCCTCGACGCCATCATCATAAGCAGGGACCTCGGAGGCAACGTGGCCCTCACGGACCTTATAGAGAACTACCCCGGGTTCCCGGAGGGAGTGAGCGGCCAGGAGCTGGCAGGGAGAATGTACGACCAGGTGACGGGACTGGGCGTCAACGTGGTCTTCGACGAGGTTGTGAAGGTCGACGTGAGTGAGTGTGCGTACTACGAGGGACCGTGTAAGTTCGAGGTTAAGACCGCGAACGGGGCCGTTTACAAAGCCAAGACCGTCATAGTGGCCGTAGGCGCTGCCCCGAGGAAGCTCCGCGTTCCCGGTGAGGAGAAGTTCTACGGGAGGGGTGTCTCGTACTGCGCCACGTGTGACGGCCCGCTGTTCAAGGGCAAGAAGGTCATCGTTGTCGGCGGAGGAAACACCGCCCTTCAGGAGGCCCTCTATCTGAAGAGCATAGGCGTCGACGTCACGCTCGTCCACAGACGGAAGGAGTTCAGGGCGGACAGGATACTCCAGGACAGGTTCAAGGAGAGCGGCATCCCGGCGGTACTGGATACCGTGGTCACGGAGATAGTGGGGAAGGACAGGGTTGAGGCCGTTAGGCTCAGAAACGTCAAGACGGGCATAGAACAGGAGATGCCGGTGGACGGAGTCTTTGTTTTCATAGGCTACGAACCGAAGACGGAGTTCGTCAAGCACCTCGGTGTAACCAACGAGGCTGGCTACATACCGGTGGATATGTACATGCGTACAAAGGTCAAAGGACTCTTCGCCGCCGGGGACATAACCAACGTCTTCAAACAGATTGCAGTGGCGGTCGGTCAGGGGGCCATAGCCGCGGCCGCGGCGAAGGAACTGCTCGATGAATGGAAGGAAAGGAACGGGGAGTGA
- a CDS encoding THUMP domain-containing protein, whose translation MMVLLVTAPQGREGDAILELEWALGKVRIMGTDWKGVLLAETPLPREEALRLLREFETQSIFRVVPLDELVRSDENRIMERAVEIARKRIKPGESFAVRCKKRGDKIKSGKGIELRLGARVKEETGATVDLNSPKWYVFVEILGRKTGVAVVGAGEAVKKRVEE comes from the coding sequence ATGATGGTTCTTTTAGTCACCGCCCCCCAGGGGCGTGAAGGCGATGCGATACTGGAACTTGAATGGGCGCTTGGGAAGGTCCGCATTATGGGGACTGATTGGAAAGGGGTTCTCCTTGCGGAAACACCCCTCCCTAGGGAGGAGGCCTTGAGGCTTCTTAGGGAGTTTGAGACCCAATCGATCTTCCGGGTCGTTCCCCTTGATGAACTTGTGCGGAGCGATGAGAATAGAATTATGGAGAGGGCGGTTGAGATTGCCCGGAAACGGATAAAACCCGGCGAGAGCTTCGCCGTAAGGTGCAAGAAAAGGGGGGATAAAATAAAGTCCGGTAAGGGCATCGAACTCAGATTAGGGGCAAGGGTAAAGGAGGAAACAGGGGCGACCGTCGATCTGAATTCCCCCAAATGGTACGTCTTCGTGGAGATTCTGGGTAGGAAGACGGGAGTGGCCGTTGTGGGGGCGGGGGAAGCTGTTAAAAAGCGGGTTGAAGAGTAG
- a CDS encoding family 4B encapsulin nanocompartment shell protein, with product MMEVKELLQAVISDFEGEGLKPDILLAGPGFIQYAKDALAECSLKIYRIEELGYDAVVADSAYLGQMKRASRRVSIEPLLRESEMWKEIHELDV from the coding sequence ATGATGGAGGTTAAAGAGCTTCTCCAGGCGGTTATCTCTGATTTTGAGGGGGAAGGCCTAAAGCCGGACATACTGCTGGCGGGCCCGGGGTTTATTCAGTACGCGAAGGATGCACTTGCCGAGTGCTCACTTAAGATATACCGGATAGAGGAGCTTGGATACGACGCCGTCGTGGCGGACTCCGCATACCTTGGGCAGATGAAGAGGGCGTCAAGAAGGGTGTCGATCGAGCCGCTCCTAAGGGAAAGTGAGATGTGGAAGGAGATCCATGAACTGGACGTCTAG
- the deoC gene encoding deoxyribose-phosphate aldolase, producing MKDYIDVARYIDHTNLKPYATKEDITRLCDEAVQYGFYAVCVNPYRVKLAKDYLKGRGASVRVASVIGFPLGATPTEVKVFEATKALDDGADELDMVINIGALKDKDYEYVKKDIAGVVRVAHEKGAKVKVIIETCYLTEDEKVKACELAKEAGADFVKTSTGFGTGGATVEDVRLMRKVVGPEMGVKAAGGIRTYEQAVAMIEAGATRIGASSGVKIIQGARR from the coding sequence ATGAAGGACTATATCGATGTTGCCAGGTACATCGATCACACCAATCTGAAACCCTACGCAACGAAGGAGGACATCACCAGGCTCTGCGATGAGGCCGTCCAGTACGGCTTCTACGCGGTGTGCGTCAACCCCTACCGGGTTAAGCTCGCCAAGGACTACCTGAAGGGGAGGGGGGCCAGCGTTAGGGTGGCGAGCGTCATAGGCTTCCCGCTCGGAGCGACGCCAACGGAGGTTAAGGTCTTTGAGGCCACAAAGGCCTTAGATGACGGTGCGGATGAGCTTGACATGGTCATCAACATCGGCGCGCTGAAGGATAAGGACTACGAGTACGTGAAGAAGGACATAGCCGGGGTCGTGAGGGTCGCCCACGAGAAGGGCGCGAAGGTCAAGGTCATCATCGAGACCTGCTACCTCACCGAGGATGAGAAAGTCAAGGCCTGCGAGCTTGCCAAAGAGGCCGGCGCAGACTTCGTCAAGACCTCAACGGGCTTCGGAACCGGCGGTGCAACCGTTGAAGATGTCAGGCTGATGAGGAAAGTGGTCGGCCCGGAGATGGGTGTTAAGGCCGCGGGGGGAATCAGAACCTACGAGCAGGCGGTTGCTATGATAGAGGCCGGGGCCACCAGAATAGGGGCCTCAAGCGGGGTAAAAATAATTCAAGGTGCTCGAAGATGA
- the eno gene encoding phosphopyruvate hydratase, giving the protein MENPFEITGVLAREILDSRGNPTIEVEVYTPVSMGRAAVPSGASTGTHEALELRDGGKRFHGKGVRRAVENVNKIIAPEITGMDVTWQRDIDTLMIELDGTENKSNLGANAVLGVSLAVAKAAANALGIPLYQYIGGTNAYVMPVPMSNVINGGVHAGNELDFQEFMIMPVGADSFREGIRWVSETYHVLKGVIAERYGKDAVNVGDEGGFAPPLKEPHEPFELLIKAIEEAGYKPGDEIAFAMDPASSEFFHQDIGKYVVNGKEYTNGELLELYRELISTYPIVSLEDPFHEEDWEGFALITKELGKKIQIVGDDIFVTNPKRIRKAIEMGAANALLLKVNQIGSLSEAIDAAYTAYRAGWGVVVSHRSGETDDPFIADLAVALNTGQIKTGAPARMDRNSKYNQLIRIEEELEGISVYPGRKFHNPFL; this is encoded by the coding sequence ATGGAGAACCCGTTTGAGATAACAGGAGTCCTTGCAAGGGAAATACTCGACAGCAGGGGAAACCCGACGATTGAGGTCGAGGTTTACACTCCCGTGAGCATGGGGCGGGCTGCCGTCCCCAGTGGAGCTTCCACCGGAACGCACGAGGCCCTTGAGCTCCGCGACGGCGGAAAGCGCTTCCACGGAAAGGGCGTCAGAAGGGCCGTTGAGAACGTCAACAAGATAATCGCCCCCGAGATAACGGGGATGGATGTCACCTGGCAGAGGGACATCGACACTCTTATGATCGAGCTTGACGGCACCGAGAACAAGAGCAACCTCGGGGCCAATGCCGTCCTCGGTGTCTCCCTAGCCGTTGCGAAGGCAGCGGCCAACGCCCTTGGCATTCCGCTCTACCAGTACATCGGAGGGACAAACGCCTACGTCATGCCGGTTCCTATGAGCAACGTCATCAACGGCGGCGTTCACGCGGGCAACGAGCTCGACTTCCAGGAGTTCATGATAATGCCAGTCGGCGCGGACTCGTTCAGGGAGGGCATCAGATGGGTTTCCGAGACCTACCACGTTCTCAAAGGCGTCATCGCCGAGCGCTACGGTAAGGACGCCGTCAACGTGGGCGACGAGGGGGGCTTTGCCCCGCCGCTGAAGGAACCCCACGAGCCATTCGAGCTCCTGATAAAGGCCATAGAAGAGGCCGGCTACAAGCCCGGCGATGAGATAGCCTTTGCCATGGACCCTGCATCAAGCGAGTTTTTCCATCAGGACATTGGAAAGTACGTCGTCAACGGCAAGGAGTACACCAACGGAGAGCTCCTCGAGCTCTACAGGGAACTGATCTCAACGTACCCGATAGTCTCCCTCGAGGACCCATTCCACGAGGAGGACTGGGAGGGCTTCGCGCTGATAACGAAGGAGCTCGGGAAGAAGATACAGATAGTGGGGGACGACATCTTCGTCACCAACCCGAAGAGGATAAGGAAGGCCATTGAGATGGGTGCCGCCAACGCGCTCCTCCTGAAGGTCAACCAGATAGGCAGCCTGAGCGAAGCCATCGACGCCGCCTACACCGCATATCGCGCTGGATGGGGTGTTGTCGTCTCCCACCGTTCAGGCGAGACCGACGACCCGTTCATAGCCGATCTGGCCGTTGCCCTGAACACCGGGCAGATAAAGACTGGTGCCCCAGCAAGAATGGATAGGAACTCCAAGTACAACCAGCTCATACGCATAGAGGAGGAGCTCGAGGGGATATCAGTTTACCCTGGCAGGAAGTTCCACAACCCCTTCCTCTGA
- a CDS encoding respiratory chain complex I subunit 1 family protein, which produces MNVMSNIVYPVAGLLGLYGFVSLASLLWEGIDRKLVARMQRRVGPPLIQPFYDFLKLLSKETIVPNTANYMFRAAPVLALATAIALLAYTPMGFSPILASKGDVIVFIYLLALISFFKIVGAISSGSPYAKIGAAREATIMVSREPAMMLAIFAIMWRLGKLGVTKPFSLGIFYRHNIWEIGTPMSFVGAIILLYVFAVWLASEIEVGFFNIPDAEEEIAEGLLVEYSGRYLALLKLTKALKAYIAASLVVAIFFPWGIASYCNLTGLSAGIVNLLFHTLKVFVLLFVVDSVFRTVTGRLKITQAVDFLWKNVFLASLVGSLLIAMEVIM; this is translated from the coding sequence ATGAACGTGATGAGCAACATCGTTTACCCGGTCGCAGGTCTACTCGGCCTCTACGGCTTCGTCTCACTCGCCTCACTCCTCTGGGAGGGAATAGACAGGAAGCTGGTCGCCAGAATGCAGAGGCGCGTTGGACCGCCACTGATACAGCCATTCTACGACTTTCTAAAGCTCCTCAGCAAGGAAACGATAGTTCCAAACACTGCCAACTACATGTTCAGGGCCGCGCCAGTTTTAGCCTTAGCGACTGCCATAGCGCTCCTAGCTTATACACCGATGGGCTTCTCGCCGATTTTGGCGAGCAAAGGTGACGTCATCGTCTTCATCTACCTCCTCGCCCTGATAAGCTTCTTCAAGATAGTCGGCGCCATAAGCTCTGGCAGTCCGTACGCGAAAATAGGAGCCGCGAGGGAAGCGACGATAATGGTGTCTAGAGAGCCGGCGATGATGCTGGCGATATTCGCCATAATGTGGCGCCTCGGTAAGCTCGGCGTGACCAAGCCATTCAGCCTCGGGATATTTTACAGGCACAACATCTGGGAGATAGGGACGCCGATGAGCTTCGTTGGGGCGATAATACTCCTCTACGTCTTCGCAGTGTGGCTGGCGAGCGAGATTGAGGTCGGGTTCTTCAACATACCCGACGCCGAGGAGGAAATAGCCGAGGGACTGCTCGTGGAGTACAGCGGAAGGTACCTTGCCCTGCTCAAGCTGACGAAGGCGCTCAAGGCTTACATAGCCGCTTCCCTCGTCGTGGCGATATTTTTCCCCTGGGGGATAGCGAGCTACTGCAACCTCACCGGCCTCTCAGCGGGCATCGTGAACCTGCTCTTCCACACACTCAAGGTCTTCGTGCTGCTCTTCGTCGTAGATAGCGTCTTCAGGACAGTGACGGGAAGGCTGAAGATAACGCAGGCCGTTGACTTCCTCTGGAAAAACGTCTTCTTAGCGTCGCTCGTCGGATCACTTCTCATAGCGATGGAGGTGATAATGTGA